The nucleotide window CAGCTCCCGGCCGCGCAGATGTCATCCAGCGTACACGGATTGTCGTCGGAGCACGGTGCCGTGTTGGGGATGCCGCAGAGGCCAGTGCCAGGGTCGCAGACGTCGTCCGTGCAGAGATTGCCGTCATCGAAGCACTGTTTCGGTGTGTAGCACTCACCCGTGTAGAAGTTGCAGACGTCCTGCGTGCAGAGGTTGCCGTCATTGGCGCAAGTAATAGGCGCACCCGGCTGACAGGTCGGAAGTTGGCAGTAGCCGCTGATGCACGTGGGGTTGGATGGCGGGCACGCGCACTGCGAGTTCTCGGTACACGCCTGCCCCGCGAGGTCGCCGCCGACGCAGGTGTTGGTGCCGCCTCCGCATACGTCGTTCAGAGTGCACGGATCGAAGTCGTTGCACGGAACGCCGTTGTTCAGGCACTCCTGGATCGGCGCCGGCAACGTGAAGAAGCCGGACACGCTGGCCGAGGCCGGCTGACACGCGCCACCCGGGCATTGCGAGGCGCTGGAGCAGGCGCCGGTGTCATTGACTCCGTCGAGACAACGCGACGTGACCGCGGCATTGACTTGCCGGACCGTGTTGACCTGCTCCTTCGGGTACGTAAGGCAGACGTAGGTCTTTCCTGGCTGGTTGACGATCGGGACGCCCGTACGCTGCTGGAACTGGACGAGGTTGCAGACTTGATCGGACCCGACGTTGATGCGGCCATCGCTGATCGCTGCGCCGGCCGAGGGTGCGGTGATCGAGAAGTCGACGAAGATGCCGTTGGCGACAGGTGCGCCAAGATAGTCCGCGACCGTCGACGCAACGACCGTAGTGAGGGTGCCGTCGCCGTTGTCTTCGGAGAGGTTGGCCGTCAGTGCGAGGCCGATGGTCGTCGGAACGCCGGGGATTGGCGTCGCAGTCGGCGTCGGCCGCGGCGGCGGGCTCCCAGGATCGCCGACCACGCGGTACGAGTTCAGAAAGAAGAGCTGCTTCTGGTTGTTGCCGTTCCCGAGCCAATCGGAGTCGCTGACGAAGATCGAGAAGCTGAAATTGGCATCGATGCCGGGATCGATCTGCTGATTGCCGGAAAGCTGGAAGATCTGGTTGCGCGTCAGTTCGTAGACGAAGAGGCGGCGTACACCCGAGACCCCGCTGTTCGTGAGATCGGCGGTCGATGTGAAGTGGATGCGAATGGCTCCGCCCGGCCCCGGGGCGGGGTCCGTGCTGTCGCCGTCGGTGCCGGCCGTGAGCTGCTTGAGCCGCGGCGGCACGGTGAACATGTCGTACTGGAAGATCTGGGTTCGCGTGCTGCCGGTCAGCGCGAGATCGGCGTCCGATTCGAAGAAGAGGAACTGACCGTCGCGTGAGTACTTCGGTCCACGGCTGTCCGCCGTGCCGAAGGTCAGTTGCTGGATCGTGCCGGTCTTGAAGTCCTTCACGAAGAGCTGTTGCGCGCCGTTCACGCAGCCGTTACCGGCCGCGTCGCCGCGTGACTCGAAGACCACGAAATTCCCGCCGGGATGGATGGCCGCGCCGGTGGCGATCTCGCGCGTGACGAGCTCGAGGCCGGGGTTGAGGCCGCCGTAGGGGCACGGATACGCGGCACAGCGGGCCTTGCGGAGCCTGCGGAGCTCGGAGCGGTAGAGGTGCTCGCCCGGTGCGAGGCCGTCGCCGTTCATGTCGCCGGTCGAAGAGAAGACGAGATATCGGCCCGACGCGTTGATCTTCGGGTTGAAGCTCTCGCCGAGTCCCTTCGTTATCTGCTGGAGCGCGAGACCGCCGGGGTTCTTGAAGCGAACCAGACGCGAGGCGAAGATCTGCCGGCCGGTGCTGCCATTGCCAAGGTGGTCCGCAGCCGACTCGAACGCCAGCGTGCGAGCGCGCGCGGTCGCGGACGGATTGATGCTGGGTTGGCTGCCGAAGGTGAGCTGGTAGAAGGCCCGTTGGTCCTTGAGAATACGCTTGGCGGTGTCGAAGACGAAGATTTGCGGGACGGTGTTGCCGTTGCTCAGCAAGTCGGCGTCGGAATGGAAGATCATCACGTTCGACGCCATCGTGAAGTGGACGCCGCCGATAGTCTGCGACGGCCGGTCGGTGACCTGCGTCAGAAGAGGGCTGTTGTTGTGGAGCGCCTCACTCCGTTCCGCGAGGAGCATCGCGACGGTGGTGGCCAGCGCGGCGAGCAGTCGCGGCATTCCTGTACTCATCATGAGTCGACCTTCCTTGCGGTAGTCCGCTGTCACCAAGTTCCTCATTGTGGACCGGTCAGGATCGCGCCGACGTCGTTCGACCGGCGGCGCGCGAAGGCGACGTCGGTACGGCCGTCGCTGTCGGCGTCGTGACACGAGAGGCCGCCGACCGGGTTGCCGACCGGGAAGTCGCGTTCGTCGCCGCTCCAGAAACCGTCTCCGGAGCCGTGTAGGACCATGATGTCGTTGGTGGTGACGCTTGCGACGGCGAGGTCGGGCACCGTGTCGCCGTTGAAGTCGCCGACGCACATCGCGATCGGCGTCTGACGGCCGCGCGTATGCCGCTCGGTCACCGCCGGGAAGCCACCGGTTCCATCGTTCAGGAACGTGATCAGATTCCCCTCCTGCGAGTCCGTGGACGGGGTCGGCGTCGGCATCTGCGCCGTCGCCGTGGGCGTCGGCGCGCCGCTTCCGGTTGCGGCCGACGTCGACGTCGCTTCGGGCGTCGGCGTGATGATCGGCGTCGGCGTCGCGGTCTTGGTGGCCACAGGCGCCGTGTCGAACTCGTTCAGGACGACCAGGTCGTCCACGGTGTCGCCGTCGAGGTCGGGAAGCACCACGTCCCAAGGCGCGAAACCCTGGCTGGCCATGTCGGTGCGTGTGTAGGATCCGTTCGTCTCGGATCGGAAGATCGAGACCGAATTGGCTCCCCGATTCGCGGTCACGATGTCGCCGATGTCGTCGCCGTTCAACTTGCCGATGGCGACGCCGCGTGGCTCCCGCTGCGTCGCGAGGTTCGCCTGCACCGCGAAGCCGGCGCCTCCGGTGTTGCTGAGGATCGTCAGGCGGTTGCTCTCGGACTGGGTGACTGCGAGATCCTTCTTCCCGTCGCCGTCGATGTCGCCGACGGCCATCGAGACGTGACCGTTTCCAAGTGGGAGCTTGGTGCGGACGAGGGTCACGAACTGGCGAGCGCCCTGGTTGATGAAGATGCTGATGTCCTGCGATCCCGCGTTGGCGACGAGCAAGTCCTGGCGTCCATCGTCGTTCAGATCGGTGGTAGCGAGAGCCTCGGGCAGCTGGCCGGTCTCGAGAACGAGGCTCGAGGGGCTCGGACCTGCGAAGTGCACGACCAAGCGGCTGTCCTGACGGCTCACACCGGCAAGATCCACATGACCGTCATCGTCGAAGTCGTCCGCCGCGGCGCCCCGCACGTCGCGTCCGATGGAGGGGGCTGCCGGGAGCGGGTTGGCGGCGAAGGTGCCGCGCCCCGTTCCATACAGGATCTGACAGTTCGGTGAGGTGGCGGGGGTGCAACTGAGGAGGTCCTGGTGAAGGTCCTCGTCGACGTCGGCGATGGAGAAGCGCGAAGGGCTTGGGGCGCTCGGGATGAGCGGTCCCGCCAGGAACGGCCCTCCTAGGGCGCCGAGCAACAAGATCGGGTGTTGCTTCTTGCCCTTGAACTCGGCGACCGTGTCTAGGTATCCGTTCTCGTCGAAATCAGCCGCCGCGAGCGCCACGATGCCCGCCGGTGTCGGTGTCGTTTGAAAGAGGCGAAGGGGTCCCGCACCGTCGCTCGAGAGGAGCATCACACCCTTCGGCTTGGATGTCTGCACGGCGAGGAGGTCATCGAAGCCGTTGCGATCGAAGTCGCCGGCGAGGATCGGGCCGCCAAGCTTCGCCGGCGCGATGATCGGGAGGGGGATGAAGCTCCCGATGCCGTCGTTCAAGAGCAAGGTCACGGAGCCGCCGCTACGGACTCGCGGAACGATGGCCAAATCAGGGAGACCGTCGCCGTTGAAGTCGCCGACCGTCGCACCCGTTTTGCGTTTGACCTTGGCAAGGAGGGCGATGGTGCCGAATTGGCCGATGCCGTTGCCGAGGAAGATGCGGAGATCGCCCTTGGCGTCGACCGCAGCGAGATCCTTGTTGCCGTCGCCGTTGAAGTCGGCGGCATCCATCGAGAACAGAGTCTTCACCATTTCGACCAGGCAGGTGACGCTGCAGCCGTCTCCCTTCTTGGCGTTGGCGTCGTCGCAGCTTTCGCCAGCGTCGAGGACCGCGTTTCCGCAGCTCACCGGCGGCGGCGGCGGATCGAAGCTGCCCGCAGCATTGCCGCGCATGACGGTGATGCCGAGGCTACTTTTGGGACCGGCGGACGCGACGACTGCATCGGGAATGCCGTCGTTGGTCATGTCGGTCAGGAGGAGAGATTCAGGGGTACCTACCAGATCCGCCAGCGGACTCACGGTGGGGCCGGTCAGTTGGAGGATCTGCAGCAGCGACAAGCGCTGGGCGACGCCGTCGACGAAGACGATCTCGCTACCGCCGGTCGCGCTGATTCGCAGGCGGGCGGTCGCCATCGGAGACACTACCGTCGGCGATGCGATGTTGTAGGGGCTTTGAAAATTACCGGGTGAGATCCCTCGCAGGATCTGGACGCTGTTGCTGTCGGAATAGGATACGGCCAGGTCGGTGAGCCCATCGCCGTCGAAATCCGCCAGGGCGACGGTCTTCGCCATCGAGCCCGCGAGGAGCACGGAGAGGAGTGTAAAGGTCCCGTTGCCGTGACCCGCGAATACCTTGATCGTGGCATCGACTCCAAGGGTGGCAATGTCCATCAGGTCGTCGCCGTTGACGTCACCTGCCGCGACGTAGAGGAGTCGGTCGGTCGAAGGCAGCGGGTTCGGGGCGAAGTGGAAGCCGAAGCCGTCGCCGAGAAGGAGATGCAGCGAGGGGTCCTGCTGATTCGCGGCGACGACGATGTCCGGTAGCGAATCTCCGTTGAAATCGGCGATCTGGGCGGAGACCGGCCGACTGGCCTGCGGAGAAAGGCGAGGGATTCGAATGTTGCCGACCGCTGCGAACCCTCCCGCACCGTTGCCGAAGAGGAGCGTAAGGTCGCTTGACTGGACATTGACGACGACGAGGTCGACATTGCCGTCGAGATTCAGATCGGCAGCCGACACCGAGCGAGGGAGGTTTCCGACCGGGGAGGACGCGCCGACCGTGTAGCTGCCGTCTTCCTGGCGGATGTAGAGCGTCACTGTCTTTTGCTTCCAACTCGACACGGCGGCGTCGATGCGGCCGTCGTTGTTGAAGTCCGCGCAGGTAGCGCCGCTCGGCTCATCGGCAGTCGCCAGGTTGGCGCCATGTAGGAGCGTGCCGGGGCCGGAATTCTGGAACACGGTCACCGTGTCCGAGTCGAAGTTCGCCGAGATCAGGTCTGGGAGCAGGTCCCCGTCGCAATCGACGGCATTCAATCCCTGAGGATTGTCGTTTACCGGAAGAGAGTGGGCGTCCATCGAAAGATCGAGACCCTGTGCCGGCGGAGCGGAAATGAGGCTCAGCACAGCGGCTATGACGACCACTACGAACCTGCAGAACCCCTCGTTCGCCGTGCCGGGAAGGCGGCGCCGGGCGTAGGGCTTGGCAGGGTCGATAGGGGCAGTCACCATGCTCCGGGTCTCCTGCTCACGGGCGATAGGCCGTGGGGTCATACCTGCGTTCGAAAGAGTGAAACCGGTTCGGGAAGGACGCTCGGGGGCGGGGTGCTTCATCATGGCGGAAGTCAACGATCATGGACCTGACCGATCCCCTTGCGTGAGCAAGGGGCATGCCGGTCGAAGTAGTTGAGATCGCAGAGTGTTCTACCCTCAACCATGCATGGTTTTGCGCCTCTGCAAGGCAGGATGCCGCTTCGTGCCGCGGGGATCGATGCCCGGCCGAAACCCGCGAAATCAATCGGAGAGAACGCCTTCGGTCATCGCCGGTTCCGGGCCTGCGAAGAGTCCAACCAGCGCCGGGAGAACAAAGAGGGTCAGTGCCGTGCTCGAGATGAGTCCGCCGATGACGACCGTCGCGAGAGGGCGTTGGACCTCGGCGCCGGTGCCCGTCGCAAGGGCCATCGGGATGAAGCCCAGAGAGGCGACGAGCGCGGTCATGAGAACGGGGCGAAAGCGCGTCAGGGCGCCTCGGACGATGGCTTCATCGACAGACGCTCCCTCCTCTCGGAGTTGCTTGATGAACGTGATCATCACGAGACCGTTCAGGACGGCGATGCCCGAGAGCGCGATGAAGCCAACCGCGGCCGAGATCGAGAACGGCATCTGTCGGAGCCAGAGGCTGAGAATGCCGCCGCTCAGCGCGAGCGGGATCCCCGTGAATACCATGGCGGCATGGCGCACCGAGCCGAAGGTGCTGTAGAGAAGAAGGAAGATCAAAAGGAAGCACGCGGGCACGACGAGCGTGAGCCGCTTCTTCGCCTCCACCAAGTTCTCGAACTGCCCACCCCAATCGAGCCAGCTCCCGGGCGGCAACTTCACGTCAGCATCGATCCGGGCTCGGACATCACCGACGAAGGAGCCGACGTCGCGCCCACGCACGTTGGCTTGGACCACCACGCGCCGCTTCCCATTCTCGCGGCTGATCTGGTTCGGTCCTTCGGTGACAGCGACCCGTGCGACCGCGCCCAGAGGGATGAAGGCGAACGTGCCCACGGGCGCGTTGCCGGAGACCGGGATGACGCCGGACTCCTCCTCCTGATGCTCGAGCGGGATCGGAAGCTGCTCGAGGGCGCGGATGTTTCGTCGGAAATCCTCCGGGAGCCGCACCACGATGTCGAAGCGGCGGTCGCCCTCGAAGACCTGGCCCGCTTCGCGGCCGCCGACGGCGATGGAGACGACTTCCTGGACGTCTGCGACGGTGAGTCCGTAGCGAGCGATCGCCGCTCGGTCGACGTCGATGCTGAGCATCGGGAGGCCGGCGATCTGCTCGACCCGCACGTCGGCCGCGCCGCGCGTATCCTGGAGTATGCCTCCGATCTGCCGAGCAATGGGCAGAAGCGCGTCGAAATCTTCCCCGTAGACCTTCACCGCGACGTCACCCCGTACACCGGCGATGAGCTCGTTGAAACGCATCGCGATCGGTTGCGTGAACTCGTAGTTGTTGCCGAGCGCTCCACGGAGGGCCTCTTCGACCCGCTCGCGAACCGCTTCTTTCGTGTCGCGCGGGTTCGGCCAAGAGTCTCGCGGTTTCAGAATGACGAACGTGTCGGACGCATTCGGGGGCATGGGATCGGACGCCATCTCGGCGGTGCCCGTCTTGGAGAACACAAAGGCGACCTCGGGGATCGTCTCCTTGATCGTACGCTCGACGGTGAGCTGCATCTCGGAGGATTGCGTGAGGCCGGTGCTCGGGATGCGGATGGCCTGAACCGCGATATCGAGCTCACTGAGACTCGGAACGAACTCCTGGCCGAGACGGGAGAACAGGACGAGTGAGCCGGCAAAGAGCAGCACCGCCGCCCCAAGGGTGGCGACTCGCGCTCGAAGAACCCAGCGGAGCGCCGGTTCGTAGAGCACCTTGGCATTACGGACCAAGACGTTCTCCCGTTCCTCGACGCGACCCGTGATGACGAGAGCGACCATCGCGGGAACGAAGGTGAACGCGAGGACGAAGGCCGCGACCAGGGCAAAGATGACCGTAAGGGCCATCGGACGGAACATCTTCCCCTCCACCCCGGTGAGAAAGAGGATCGGAACGTAGACGGTGATGATGATGGCGCCACCGACGACCGCCGGACCGAGCACCTGCTTGCTCGCCTCGCGGGTCACGTCGAGACGTTCTTGCAGCGTGAGCGCTCGCCTGATCTCGCGCTGCTTCGCGGCCAAGCTCCGAAGGCAGTTCTCGACGATGATGACCGCGCCGTCGACGACCAGACCGAAGTCGATGGCGCCCAAGCTCATGAGATTCCCGCTGGTGCGCGTCTGGACCATGCCGATGGCGGTCAAGAGCATCGAAAGCGGGATGGCGAGCGCGGTGACGACGGCCGCACGGATGTTTCCGAGAAGGAGAAACAGCACGATCACGACGAGGATTGCGCCCTCGAAGAGATTCTTCTGAACGGTGTGGATGGTGGCGTCTACGAGCCTGGTTCGATCCAGGACGGTCTTGGCGTGAATATCCGGAGGAAGCGTCTTGTTGATGGCCGCGATCTTCTCCCCCACGGCATGCGCGACGGTTCGGCTGTTTTCGCCGATCCGCATGAGCGCGGTGCCTACGACGACCTCTTCCCCGTTCTCGCTTGCGCTGCCCGTTCGAAGCTCTTTGCCGATGCCAACCGTGGCGACATCGCGAACGTAGATGGGCGTGCCGCCGCGCTCCCCGATGACGATGGAGTCGAGCTGCTCGAGCCGTTCTATCCGGCCTGTGGCCCGCACGTTGTAAGCCTCGCCGTTGTGCTCGATGTAGCCGGCGCCGGCACTCAGATTGTTCCGTTCGAGCGCCGCAACCACGTCATGCAGGGTTCGCCCGTACGCGACGAGTCGCTGTGGATCGGGCTGCACATGGAACTGCTTGACGTATCCGCCGATGGCGTCGATGCCGGCGACACCGGCGACTCCCTTCAGTTGCGGCCGAATGACCCAATCCTGCACCGTTCGTAGGTACGCGGCGCGCTCGAGAGGTGAAGCGAGACGTTCACCTTCCGGCGTGAGATAGCTGCCGTCGGGTTGCCAGCCCGCCTCGCCGGCGTTGGGAGCGGCACCGTCGCCCCCCGGGTGCCGGTACTCGACGGTCCACATGTAGATTTCGCCGAGACCCGTCGAGATGGCTCCCATGCGAGGCTCGACTCCCTCGGGCAGGCTCTCGCGCGCTTCGGTCAAGCGCTCCGTGACCTGCTGTCGAGCGAAATAGATGTCGACGTCGTCGGAAAAGACGGCGGTCACTTGCGAGAAGCCATTGCGGGAAAGGGAGCGTGTGTAGGCAAGCCCGCGGATTCCAGCAAGAGCGGTCTCGATCGGGAAGGTCACCTGCTTCTCCACCTCGATCGGAGAGAGCGAGGTCGCAAGGGTGTTGATCTGAACCTGATTGTTCGTGATGTCGGGAACGGCATCGATGGGCAGACGGGTGAGCGCAAAGACGCCGATGGCGCCGAAGACGGTCGTGACCAGAACGACCAGAAACCGGCGCTGAATGGAGAAATTGAGAATTCGCTCGAGCACGGCTCCGCCTCCTCAGTGGTCGTGCTCGGCGGCGCCCTTTCCGAGCTCCGCCTTGAGGAGGAACGAATTCACCGTGGCGATGCGTTCACCGTCTGCGAGCCCGCTGAGGATCTCGACGAGGGTTTCGCCGCGATGGCCAAGGATGACGGGACGCGCCTCTACCCGTTCTCGTTCGGCGACGAATACGACGGACGTTCCCTCGAGGCTCTGGATGGCGTTCGCTGGAACGACGAGCGCTGCGGCGTGCGGAGACACCGCGTAGGCTTCGACAAACGACCCGATACGCCACTGGCCATCGGGATTCGGGAGCACGACCCGAGCCGTCGCGGTGCGCATCCTCTCATCGACGCCCGGCGTGATGTAGACGATGATGCCCTCCGCTTGGGGGCCCTTCTCGCCGGAACGAATGCGGACGGTTTCCCCGACTCGCACGTGCTCGAGGTCGCGCTGATACACGCTCAGCTCGACCCAGACAGACGAGAGGTCGGCGATCACGAAGGCCTGCTTGTCGCGGTCAACGGCTTCGCCCCTGGTCAGGTGCTTTTCGATGATGGTGCCGTCGATGAGCGTTTGCAGCTCGTAGGGTGAGAGGCTCTCGCTACTCTCGATGATCGCGAGAACCTCGCCGGCCTTGACGGTGTCGCCGACGTTTCGCCTCCCTTCGCGGACGATGCCCGGAAAGCGGGGAGTGATGTGGGCAAGTCGATCCCCATTGGGGCGAATCGTGCCAAGCAGCTGCACGCCATCGTCGACGTGGCCGGGACCGACCGCAGCGAAGGTCACACCGGCATGTTCGAGCTTCTCCGCCGAGACGTGCGCGGATTCGTTCGTGGACTCTTCGCCTTCGTCGTGTCCGGATTCCTCCTGGTGACCTTGCCGATGGCCCGCCTCCTTGTCGTTCTTGGAGGAACCAGGTTCTCCGGCACATCCGACGCCGGAGACGAGGATCGCGCAGGCCACGAGTCGAAGGAGGCGAGAGCGAGAAGGCAGTCTAGTCATGTCGGTCTCCATGAGCGCGCTCCGGGCTGGTGTCCGAATGTTCGACCCACCGCGAGAGCTCCGCGGAGGCGTCGTAGTAGGTTGCCAGTGCCGTGAGGTATTCCGCGCGGAGCTCGAAGAGCGTCCGTTGGGCATCGAGGACCTCGAGGTAGCGGAAGAGGCCGCGGGCGTAGCCATCCTTCGCGCCAGCGTAGGCACGCTCCGCTCGCGGAATGGTTTCGTCGCGGAAGATGCTGGCTTGCTCCGCCGCAGCTTCAACCGCGACGTACGCTTGTCGAGCCCGCGCTTCCACCGTGACGGCCACCGCATCGTGTGCGAGTCGGGCCTGGGCCACTTCCCGCGCGGCCGCCAGGATGTTCCCTTGGTTTCGGTCGAAGAGTGGAAGGGGCAGGGAGAATCCGAAGACCAGCGCTCCACCGCCGTCCTCGGCGTAGTGCCGGCCGCCGGCAACGAGCGAGAGGTCCGGAATCCGCCGTGATTGCTCCAACGAGAGGGCGGCTCGTCGCTGTTCGATCTCGGCGTCGGCCCGGGCAAGGTCGGGAATCTTCCCGATGTTGGGCAACAGGGTCTCGAGTGGAGCCGGTCTCACGGCTGGCGAGAGGGCGCCTGCGGCGCGCTCGAAGAGCGGCGACGGCTCTCCCCAGGTGGCGGCGAGTATGCTTCGGGCGTTCTCGAGCTCGCGCCGAGCGGCAAGCCGCGATGCCCGTGCGCGGCTCAAATTGACTTCCGCACGGAGGCGCTCGACCGGCGAGACCGCGCCGGCGTCCACCGTAACGCCGACGCTACGGACGGAGTCTTCCGCGATACGGATCAGCTTCTCGCTCAGGGTGAGCCGATCCTGCGCGATGAGGGTCGCGGCGAAAGCCTTTCTGACTTCGGAAACCAGGGCTCGGAGCCGCACCACGATGTCCCACGAGGCGACGTCTCGCTCCAGATTCGCAGTGCGCCGGCGCTTCTGACGCTTTCCGCCGAGCTCGAGGGCCTGCGACACGCTCAGCGTCGTCTGGCCCGCTTCCCATCCGGCGCGGCGATCCGAGCCGGCGACATCTTCGGCTTCGAATCCAAGCGTGGGATTCGGACGAAGGCCGGCCTGAACCGCGCGCGCGGCTCGGACTCCGACGTCGACCCGGGTCGCGGCGAGCTCGGGGTTTCGCCGCATTGCCGCCGCGATCGCTTGCTCGATCGTCACCGCTCCCCGCGGCGCGGGTGGCGAAGGGCCCTCCGCGAGCGCGGTCCCGCGAGCGGAGACGAGCAGCAGCAATCCGGCAGCGAGAGTCCGATGGGAAAACGGCGAGCCGGCACTCGTGACGGAAACGACGAACCTGATGACGAACCCATGGGCCATAGAGATTCTCTCCAAGAGGCGGCTTCTTCCGTGGGAAGAAGGCCACGTGACCGGCGAGCGGCGTTCACGCCGCGACGGCGACGCCCTCTACCGAGAGCGTCGAACGTGAGAATCCCAGGTCAGACTAGAAGGACGACGGTGCGGCGCGCTTCGCGGTCGGGGACACGTAGCGAAGTGCAGGCGGGAAGAATCTGAGCGAACCCGGAGGGTGCTGGAGGCGGAGACAGGGTGACAGGCGCCGACGTCGGCGCCCGGAGGTCGGAGGACTGGACGTTTCGCTGCTCGACGATCTGTGACGGAGAGATCGCGATGTCACGACAATCGGCCTTTGCCGATTCTCCGGGTCGCGTGTGGCACGCGCGACCTGCATGGGGCGTCTCGACATCGAAGTGCCCATCGGCGCCCAGGCAAAGGAGAAGTCCCGTTGGAGGCACCACGGCAAAGCCGACCTGGCATGCCAGTGCGAGAAGCAGAGGTATCCTTCGGCAAGACCGCATCGGCAGTTCGTAACGGAACCTACTGGCGAGCGACCCTAACATCCATCGGGCGGACCTGCTAGCGCCCACTTCAGCGAGCGCCATGCGCGCGTGGAATGCCCTTCGGAGCCGAGCGATCCGACCTCGGCGGAATAGGAACGCGCACGGCGCGATTCGATCTTCTTCTACCTTGCCGGGAGTACTCATGCTCGTCGTGCTCGCGGTGCGGACGCTGACTCCTCGGGGAATGCTTTACTTGCTCCCTTGATGCGGTAAGAAGAACGAACGCCTATGAAAGCCGAGAACATCACCGAGTATTTCGCGCAGGATCACAACCGGCTGGACGAGTTTTTCGACCGGTTTCAAGCTTTGAAGGGCTCGAACCTTCCGGATGCCGCCGCCAACTTCCGGCAATTCAGCGACGGGTTGCTTCAGCACATCGCGTGGGAAGAACAGATCCTGTTTCCGGCCTTTGAGGAGCGAACCGGGATGCGCGACAGCGGTCCGACGGCCGTCATGCGCATGGAGCACAAGCAAATTCGGTCCCTGCTCGACGCGATCGGTCTGGAGCTTCGACAGGGTCGGAGCGCAACCGAGAGCGAGGAGGCGCAGCTTCGCGGCGTGCTCGGCGCGCACAACGTGAAAGAGGAGCGCGTTCTGTACCCGGCCATCGACCGGATGCTGACGGAGCCGGAACGCGCCGACGTGTTCGCCCGCATGCAGCTGCCTTCATGATCTGTAGTCCTCGACCGGATTGGAACCCCACAGCTCCGGAAGTGCTGCGCGACCAGCGGGCGGCGTATGACGATATGCGCCGCCGCCATCCGGTGGCGTACAGCGAGCTCATGGGGTGGTCGTTGTTCCGGCACGGGGACGTGATGCGCGTGGTGCTCGATCAGGCGACCTTCAGCAACGCCGTCTCGCAGCATCTTTCCGTGCCGAACGGCATGGACCAGCCGGAACACACGGCGTACCGGCGAATCCTCGAGCCGTATTTTTCTGACGAGCGAATGGCCGCATTCGAACCCGTCTGCCGAGGCATTGCCACGAAACTCGT belongs to Deltaproteobacteria bacterium and includes:
- a CDS encoding CusA/CzcA family heavy metal efflux RND transporter codes for the protein MLERILNFSIQRRFLVVLVTTVFGAIGVFALTRLPIDAVPDITNNQVQINTLATSLSPIEVEKQVTFPIETALAGIRGLAYTRSLSRNGFSQVTAVFSDDVDIYFARQQVTERLTEARESLPEGVEPRMGAISTGLGEIYMWTVEYRHPGGDGAAPNAGEAGWQPDGSYLTPEGERLASPLERAAYLRTVQDWVIRPQLKGVAGVAGIDAIGGYVKQFHVQPDPQRLVAYGRTLHDVVAALERNNLSAGAGYIEHNGEAYNVRATGRIERLEQLDSIVIGERGGTPIYVRDVATVGIGKELRTGSASENGEEVVVGTALMRIGENSRTVAHAVGEKIAAINKTLPPDIHAKTVLDRTRLVDATIHTVQKNLFEGAILVVIVLFLLLGNIRAAVVTALAIPLSMLLTAIGMVQTRTSGNLMSLGAIDFGLVVDGAVIIVENCLRSLAAKQREIRRALTLQERLDVTREASKQVLGPAVVGGAIIITVYVPILFLTGVEGKMFRPMALTVIFALVAAFVLAFTFVPAMVALVITGRVEERENVLVRNAKVLYEPALRWVLRARVATLGAAVLLFAGSLVLFSRLGQEFVPSLSELDIAVQAIRIPSTGLTQSSEMQLTVERTIKETIPEVAFVFSKTGTAEMASDPMPPNASDTFVILKPRDSWPNPRDTKEAVRERVEEALRGALGNNYEFTQPIAMRFNELIAGVRGDVAVKVYGEDFDALLPIARQIGGILQDTRGAADVRVEQIAGLPMLSIDVDRAAIARYGLTVADVQEVVSIAVGGREAGQVFEGDRRFDIVVRLPEDFRRNIRALEQLPIPLEHQEEESGVIPVSGNAPVGTFAFIPLGAVARVAVTEGPNQISRENGKRRVVVQANVRGRDVGSFVGDVRARIDADVKLPPGSWLDWGGQFENLVEAKKRLTLVVPACFLLIFLLLYSTFGSVRHAAMVFTGIPLALSGGILSLWLRQMPFSISAAVGFIALSGIAVLNGLVMITFIKQLREEGASVDEAIVRGALTRFRPVLMTALVASLGFIPMALATGTGAEVQRPLATVVIGGLISSTALTLFVLPALVGLFAGPEPAMTEGVLSD
- a CDS encoding TolC family protein, translated to MTIEQAIAAAMRRNPELAATRVDVGVRAARAVQAGLRPNPTLGFEAEDVAGSDRRAGWEAGQTTLSVSQALELGGKRQKRRRTANLERDVASWDIVVRLRALVSEVRKAFAATLIAQDRLTLSEKLIRIAEDSVRSVGVTVDAGAVSPVERLRAEVNLSRARASRLAARRELENARSILAATWGEPSPLFERAAGALSPAVRPAPLETLLPNIGKIPDLARADAEIEQRRAALSLEQSRRIPDLSLVAGGRHYAEDGGGALVFGFSLPLPLFDRNQGNILAAAREVAQARLAHDAVAVTVEARARQAYVAVEAAAEQASIFRDETIPRAERAYAGAKDGYARGLFRYLEVLDAQRTLFELRAEYLTALATYYDASAELSRWVEHSDTSPERAHGDRHD
- a CDS encoding efflux RND transporter periplasmic adaptor subunit, whose protein sequence is MACAILVSGVGCAGEPGSSKNDKEAGHRQGHQEESGHDEGEESTNESAHVSAEKLEHAGVTFAAVGPGHVDDGVQLLGTIRPNGDRLAHITPRFPGIVREGRRNVGDTVKAGEVLAIIESSESLSPYELQTLIDGTIIEKHLTRGEAVDRDKQAFVIADLSSVWVELSVYQRDLEHVRVGETVRIRSGEKGPQAEGIIVYITPGVDERMRTATARVVLPNPDGQWRIGSFVEAYAVSPHAAALVVPANAIQSLEGTSVVFVAERERVEARPVILGHRGETLVEILSGLADGERIATVNSFLLKAELGKGAAEHDH
- a CDS encoding hemerythrin domain-containing protein, translating into MKAENITEYFAQDHNRLDEFFDRFQALKGSNLPDAAANFRQFSDGLLQHIAWEEQILFPAFEERTGMRDSGPTAVMRMEHKQIRSLLDAIGLELRQGRSATESEEAQLRGVLGAHNVKEERVLYPAIDRMLTEPERADVFARMQLPS